The uncultured Roseibium sp. genome contains a region encoding:
- a CDS encoding acyl-CoA dehydrogenase family protein, producing MAIQEPGNPSGEGDGSLPGYATHDVFNQASDYGGFNLAATDPVLIASQGEALVDATLDEFLTHGSICGMPEILDLGRLANEHKPALMTHDKHGRRADKVDFHPAYHALMRRSIEAGLHCATLEDEKPSAQTLRAGKYFLTSQVETGHCCPITMTNAAGAVLKRHPDRFGDWLAKLKTRDYDSRLLPLAQKPGVTIGMGMTEKQGGTDLRAITSSAEAGNDGTHRITGHKWFFSAPKCDAFLVLAKTSAGPTCFLVPRVLPDGQLNGLHFQRLKTKLGNHSNASSEVEFHRATGFVVGEEGRGIATILEMVVPTRIDCALGSAAQMRASLSRAVHHCRHREVFGAKLIGQPLMTRVLADMALDVAAATALAFRLVRAADRMATDERDAAYVRLMTPAIKYWICKSTPPLTYEAMECLGGNGYVEDFDMARIYRDAPVNAIWEGSGNVMALDVLRALKTSPEALEAVLAEFTEALGSGGKSACEVIAAAARAAAEDPSNGRILTEQLALTGAAAALKQIVPQGICDAFIESRLAGQWRATYGMLSPRHNARALVDWLYPEG from the coding sequence ATGGCGATCCAGGAACCGGGAAACCCGTCGGGGGAGGGGGACGGCAGCCTGCCGGGGTACGCCACCCATGACGTGTTCAATCAGGCATCCGATTACGGCGGGTTCAATCTGGCGGCGACCGATCCGGTTCTGATTGCATCCCAGGGCGAGGCACTGGTCGATGCGACCCTCGACGAATTCCTGACCCATGGCTCAATCTGCGGCATGCCGGAAATCCTCGATCTGGGCCGGCTCGCCAACGAGCACAAGCCGGCGCTCATGACCCACGACAAGCACGGCCGGCGCGCGGACAAGGTCGATTTCCACCCCGCCTATCACGCTTTGATGCGCCGCTCGATCGAGGCGGGGCTGCACTGCGCGACGCTGGAAGACGAAAAGCCTTCCGCGCAGACGCTCAGGGCCGGAAAATACTTCCTGACGTCCCAGGTGGAAACCGGTCATTGCTGCCCGATCACCATGACCAATGCGGCGGGCGCGGTCCTCAAGCGGCATCCGGACCGATTCGGCGACTGGCTGGCGAAGCTGAAGACGCGGGATTATGATTCGAGACTGCTGCCGCTTGCGCAGAAACCGGGCGTGACCATCGGCATGGGCATGACGGAAAAGCAGGGCGGGACGGATCTGAGGGCGATCACCTCTTCGGCGGAGGCCGGCAACGACGGCACGCATCGGATCACCGGCCACAAGTGGTTCTTCTCCGCGCCGAAGTGCGACGCTTTCCTCGTGCTGGCGAAGACGTCCGCCGGGCCGACCTGTTTCCTGGTGCCCCGGGTGTTGCCGGACGGGCAGCTCAACGGGCTTCATTTCCAACGGCTGAAGACCAAGCTCGGCAATCATTCCAATGCGTCCTCGGAGGTGGAATTCCACCGTGCCACGGGCTTTGTCGTCGGCGAGGAGGGACGGGGGATCGCCACGATCCTGGAGATGGTGGTGCCGACGCGGATCGACTGCGCGCTGGGCTCGGCAGCGCAGATGCGCGCAAGCCTCTCCCGAGCGGTTCATCATTGCCGGCACCGCGAGGTCTTCGGGGCCAAGCTGATCGGCCAACCGCTGATGACACGGGTGCTGGCCGACATGGCGCTCGACGTGGCGGCCGCCACGGCGCTCGCCTTCCGGCTTGTACGTGCCGCCGACAGGATGGCGACCGACGAACGCGATGCGGCGTATGTGCGGCTGATGACACCGGCGATCAAATACTGGATCTGCAAGTCCACGCCGCCGCTCACCTATGAGGCCATGGAGTGCCTCGGCGGCAACGGCTATGTGGAGGACTTCGACATGGCCCGGATCTACCGGGATGCGCCGGTCAACGCGATCTGGGAAGGCTCCGGCAATGTGATGGCGCTCGACGTGTTGCGCGCGCTTAAGACGTCGCCGGAGGCGCTGGAGGCCGTGTTGGCCGAATTCACCGAAGCGCTGGGCAGTGGCGGCAAATCCGCCTGCGAGGTGATCGCTGCGGCTGCCCGGGCTGCCGCGGAGGACCCGTCCAACGGCCGTATCCTGACCGAACAGCTCGCGCTGACCGGAGCCGCCGCCGCGCTGAAGCAAATCGTGCCCCAGGGCATCTGTGATGCCTTCATCGAAAGCCGCCTCGCCGGTCAGTGGCGCGCCACCTACGGCATGCTCTCTCCCCGCCACAACGCGCGGGCGCTTGTGGACTGGCTTTATCCGGAGGGGTAG
- a CDS encoding AEC family transporter produces MLMTIHALLPVILVIATGYLIARTGLISGDQWHGIERLTYFVLFPAILFKTIALMDFSSLPTLSMGATLLSAVIIMAVFMLALRPLFLSVWGITGPRFTSIFQGVLRWNGFIALAVAAEVIGANGVALVAVAMVVMIPILNVICVLVLSRYADGEPPTAAKILRDLYTNPFILSILAGLAVNLSGVPVPTIVQSTLAILGRAALPVAIICVGAGLDLAALRRPGPALTSGTLLRLLGMPLLAAGFAMVFGVTGPALAATIIAASVPSAGSAYVLAKQMGGDAKLMAEILTLQTVAAMVTIPLMLYLLT; encoded by the coding sequence ATGCTGATGACGATCCACGCGCTGCTGCCGGTCATTCTGGTGATCGCGACCGGTTACCTGATCGCGCGCACCGGTCTCATTTCCGGCGATCAGTGGCACGGCATCGAGCGGCTGACCTATTTCGTGCTGTTCCCGGCGATCCTGTTCAAGACCATCGCGCTGATGGACTTTTCCAGCCTGCCGACCCTTTCCATGGGGGCCACCCTGCTTTCGGCGGTCATCATCATGGCTGTCTTCATGCTGGCGCTCCGGCCGCTGTTCCTGAGCGTATGGGGCATCACCGGTCCGCGCTTTACCTCCATCTTTCAGGGTGTCCTGCGCTGGAACGGCTTTATCGCGCTGGCGGTCGCGGCCGAGGTCATCGGGGCCAACGGGGTCGCATTGGTCGCCGTCGCCATGGTGGTCATGATCCCGATCCTGAATGTAATATGCGTGCTGGTGCTGTCTCGCTACGCGGACGGCGAGCCGCCGACGGCGGCAAAAATCCTGCGCGATCTCTACACCAACCCGTTCATTCTCTCCATTCTGGCAGGATTGGCTGTCAATCTCTCCGGCGTGCCGGTCCCGACCATCGTTCAGTCCACACTCGCCATCCTCGGAAGAGCCGCCCTGCCGGTCGCCATCATTTGCGTCGGGGCGGGGCTCGATCTCGCAGCACTCCGCCGCCCCGGTCCGGCCCTGACGTCGGGCACCCTGCTCCGTCTCCTGGGCATGCCGCTGCTGGCCGCCGGTTTTGCAATGGTGTTCGGCGTCACCGGTCCGGCCCTTGCCGCCACGATCATTGCTGCCAGCGTCCCTTCCGCCGGCAGCGCCTATGTGCTTGCCAAGCAGATGGGTGGCGACGCCAAACTGATGGCGGAAATCCTGACCCTGCAGACGGTCGCGGCAATGGTGACCATCCCGCTGATGCTGTATCTGCTGACGTAA
- the ruvX gene encoding Holliday junction resolvase RuvX, whose protein sequence is MASDPTLLLDDFLAALPPAGRLIGLDLGTKTIGLALSDLGRGIASPMETIRRKKFTLDAERLLQICAEQQVGGIVLGLPLNMDGTEGPRAQATRAFARNLAQKTALPMTLWDERLSTAAVTRTLLEADSSRARRAEVVDKMAAAYILQGFLDRLGHMGIQ, encoded by the coding sequence ATGGCATCCGATCCGACCCTTCTCCTCGATGATTTTCTGGCAGCCCTGCCGCCCGCCGGCCGCCTGATCGGCCTCGACCTGGGCACCAAGACCATCGGCCTTGCCCTCTCCGATCTCGGCCGGGGCATCGCAAGCCCGATGGAAACTATCCGGCGCAAGAAATTCACCCTCGACGCCGAACGCCTGCTTCAGATCTGTGCTGAACAACAGGTCGGCGGCATCGTTCTCGGCCTGCCGCTCAACATGGACGGTACCGAGGGCCCCCGCGCCCAGGCCACCCGCGCCTTCGCCCGCAACCTGGCCCAGAAGACGGCCCTGCCCATGACGCTTTGGGACGAACGCCTGTCGACCGCCGCCGTGACCCGCACCCTGCTGGAAGCCGATTCCAGCCGGGCGCGGCGTGCGGAAGTCGTCGACAAGATGGCCGCTGCGTACATTCTGCAGGGCTTCCTCGATCGGCTCGGGCATATGGGGATCCAATAG
- a CDS encoding EAL domain-containing protein, with protein sequence MKIRSFLILSFLIATLVPSLIFCAWSYHDGVDQEFADVKDRHLLIARNLGFALERYHQDVVAAFESVSSSLSSGTEMPGMTRLLRRLDMLCVLNVDSRDGRILEKLEVDPGGEKSNLPAGLFSDLKSIAVTDRTTFTGVRADRDGRNVIFMVRDHGSYLSVGQISTSYFVSLGRSIAFGIKGHAAIVDQSGNVLAHPKADWVTSRKNIAKVSAVKRMMNGETGIERFYSPAMKGDMIAGLTSVPGPGWGVMVPQPVSEIYDKVYANLTSVLLAIAAGLGITLLLGFVLARSISAPLEKLVEKMTLNARHRQLNTIRGDIGLIPFTEIVDFRNSYNVMVRRVTKAGKRIETLAYTDTVTGLPNRLRLQALAAPILEETDKSAQDGVLILVDLDNFKEVNDIHGRDVGDLFLKACARKLTVATGVLRAERALDGKSGDPVVARIGGDEFVIIVPGLHEEDAIEAFLNTLRNELTTPVPELPFISNSSASIGCVRFPRYGSDLEELIKRADIAMYHAKVSGKNRSEIYSPGIGTQSVAEIRRNLITAIENNELVLEYQPKICARRQKVCGVEALVRWDHPQHGRLLPGIWIPAISDSPAMARLGEWAVERAMTDYKRLAGTGCDLFMSVNIGSRHFVAPDFVSSIDAIRARLDFDPSRLEIEVTEDALFVSEDRAVKTFLELHERGYTVSIDDFGKGYSNIARLAQLPVDFLKIDRSIIVGAFDDSRTRSILEAIMTMASELGCRTIAEGVETLQHAEFATRIGANCLQGYYFAAGMPIDTLVDWLEHQSDKAVEAYHERLKEAV encoded by the coding sequence ATGAAAATCAGAAGCTTTCTGATTTTGTCGTTCCTGATTGCAACGCTTGTACCGTCGCTGATTTTCTGCGCGTGGTCCTACCATGACGGCGTCGATCAGGAATTCGCGGATGTCAAGGACCGCCATCTCCTGATCGCGCGCAATCTCGGCTTCGCGCTGGAGCGCTATCATCAGGACGTGGTCGCAGCGTTCGAATCCGTCAGCTCTTCTCTGTCATCCGGAACGGAAATGCCCGGCATGACCCGACTGCTGCGTCGGCTCGACATGCTGTGCGTGCTGAATGTCGACAGCCGGGATGGCCGGATCCTGGAGAAACTCGAGGTCGACCCCGGCGGCGAAAAGTCCAATCTGCCGGCTGGTCTTTTCTCCGATCTAAAGTCCATCGCCGTGACCGACCGCACCACTTTCACCGGCGTGCGCGCCGATAGGGATGGCCGGAATGTCATCTTCATGGTCAGGGACCACGGCTCCTATCTTTCGGTGGGCCAGATCAGCACCAGTTATTTCGTTTCGCTCGGCCGCAGCATCGCTTTCGGCATCAAGGGCCACGCCGCGATTGTCGACCAGTCCGGCAACGTCCTCGCTCACCCGAAGGCGGACTGGGTTACCAGCCGCAAGAACATCGCCAAGGTTTCCGCTGTCAAGCGGATGATGAACGGCGAGACCGGCATCGAACGATTCTACTCCCCTGCCATGAAGGGCGACATGATCGCCGGCCTGACCTCGGTCCCCGGTCCGGGCTGGGGTGTCATGGTTCCGCAACCGGTCTCCGAAATCTACGACAAGGTCTACGCCAACCTGACCTCTGTGCTTCTGGCGATCGCAGCGGGCCTCGGGATTACCCTTTTGCTCGGCTTTGTGCTGGCGCGCTCCATTTCCGCACCGCTTGAAAAGCTGGTCGAGAAGATGACGCTGAACGCCCGCCACCGGCAGCTCAATACCATCCGCGGCGACATCGGCTTGATCCCCTTCACCGAGATCGTCGATTTCCGCAACAGCTACAACGTCATGGTCCGCCGCGTGACCAAGGCCGGCAAGCGGATCGAGACCCTCGCTTATACCGACACTGTCACCGGCCTGCCCAACCGGTTGCGCCTGCAGGCACTTGCGGCCCCCATACTGGAAGAGACGGACAAGTCTGCCCAAGATGGCGTCCTGATCCTGGTCGATCTCGACAACTTCAAGGAAGTCAATGATATCCATGGTCGGGACGTCGGCGATCTCTTCCTGAAAGCCTGCGCCCGCAAGCTCACGGTCGCGACCGGCGTTTTGCGGGCGGAACGGGCGCTCGACGGCAAGAGCGGCGATCCGGTCGTTGCCCGCATCGGCGGGGATGAATTCGTTATCATCGTGCCGGGTCTTCACGAGGAAGATGCGATCGAGGCGTTCCTCAACACCCTCAGGAACGAACTGACGACGCCCGTGCCGGAGCTCCCCTTCATTTCCAATTCCAGCGCCAGCATCGGATGCGTCCGCTTCCCCCGCTATGGATCGGACCTTGAGGAATTGATCAAGCGTGCCGACATCGCCATGTACCATGCCAAGGTGAGCGGCAAGAACAGGTCGGAGATCTACAGCCCCGGCATCGGCACCCAGTCGGTCGCGGAAATACGCCGAAACCTGATCACCGCCATCGAAAACAATGAACTTGTGCTGGAATACCAGCCCAAGATCTGCGCCCGCCGTCAGAAAGTCTGCGGCGTGGAGGCCCTGGTGCGCTGGGATCACCCCCAGCACGGTCGCCTGTTGCCCGGCATCTGGATCCCCGCCATCAGCGACTCCCCGGCCATGGCGCGCCTGGGCGAATGGGCTGTCGAACGGGCCATGACCGACTACAAGCGCCTTGCCGGCACCGGCTGCGACCTCTTCATGTCGGTCAACATCGGTTCCAGGCACTTCGTCGCCCCCGACTTCGTCTCCTCCATCGACGCGATCCGCGCGCGGCTCGATTTCGATCCCTCCCGCCTCGAGATCGAGGTAACCGAGGACGCCCTTTTCGTGTCCGAGGACAGGGCGGTGAAGACTTTTCTGGAACTGCACGAGCGCGGCTACACGGTTTCCATCGACGATTTCGGCAAGGGCTATTCCAACATCGCCCGGCTGGCGCAATTGCCGGTCGACTTCCTCAAGATCGATCGGTCCATCATCGTCGGCGCCTTCGATGACAGCCGCACCCGTTCCATCCTGGAAGCCATCATGACCATGGCCAGTGAACTCGGCTGCAGGACCATCGCCGAAGGCGTGGAGACACTGCAGCACGCAGAATTCGCCACCCGCATCGGGGCCAATTGCCTGCAGGGCTACTATTTTGCCGCCGGCATGCCGATCGATACCCTGGTCGACTGGCTGGAACACCAGTCCGACAAGGCTGTCGAGGCCTATCACGAACGGCTGAAGGAGGCCGTTTGA
- a CDS encoding metal-dependent hydrolase: protein MKLTWYGHSAFKMEIAGASILIDPFLTGNPKFPENLTVDQVAEGVTHVLLTHGHDDHIGDSLDICKKTGAQLTANYEICMWANGKGVENINPMNSGGFLDVGPFKVGLTVAHHSSASSVDGDGFKYMGNPHGLIVAAPNEPVLYHMGDTDIFSDMALVNEIYGPKVGIVPVGDRFTMGGKSAALACNRFFDFDTIIPCHYGTFPILDQNADAFIGALGAAASKVKLPKPGDTVEA from the coding sequence ATGAAACTCACCTGGTACGGTCATTCCGCGTTCAAAATGGAAATTGCAGGCGCGTCGATCCTGATCGATCCGTTCCTCACCGGAAACCCGAAGTTTCCCGAAAATCTGACGGTGGATCAGGTCGCCGAAGGGGTGACCCATGTGCTTCTGACCCACGGGCACGACGATCATATCGGCGACAGTCTGGACATCTGCAAGAAAACGGGCGCGCAGCTGACCGCGAATTACGAGATCTGCATGTGGGCCAACGGCAAGGGCGTGGAGAACATCAACCCGATGAATTCCGGCGGCTTCCTTGATGTTGGTCCGTTCAAGGTCGGCCTGACCGTGGCGCATCATTCGTCGGCGTCTTCGGTAGACGGCGACGGCTTCAAATACATGGGTAACCCGCACGGACTGATCGTGGCGGCGCCGAACGAGCCGGTGCTCTATCACATGGGCGACACGGACATCTTTTCCGACATGGCCCTGGTCAACGAGATCTACGGGCCCAAGGTCGGGATCGTGCCTGTCGGTGACCGGTTCACCATGGGCGGAAAGAGTGCAGCACTTGCCTGCAATCGTTTTTTTGATTTCGACACCATCATCCCATGCCACTACGGCACATTCCCGATCCTGGATCAGAACGCGGATGCATTCATCGGGGCGCTGGGCGCGGCGGCCTCCAAGGTGAAGCTGCCGAAACCGGGCGACACGGTCGAGGCCTAA
- a CDS encoding tetratricopeptide repeat-containing protein — MAERLADIIDRVRGILATGRFLAAYDEAISGLALYPADPELSYNAVLAIARAGATERAMELYRGLNLQELPVEDPKLKLDIGALWARLHKDLGLRARGKEARDHFQASADAYLQVFEQTGDAYPAINAAALYCWIGETEQAEDLASRCVADCESKTDYYSLATLAEACLILRQPDRTTETLTRAAGLGAGRAEMATTRRQLKKTCQVLGLDEDLLSPLTRGPIVRYLGHMPWPDLDESGEGILKQRIGEFIAENRVETAYGALAAGVDILAAEVMIAMGVELHVVLPFEIEAFLAVSVLPFGGTWRARFDACLAAARSVSYSASGGQPADGASFRYCSAYTRGVAALQAQATDAELHQLAVWNGTPVRKPGGTLDDILIWHGQSRPQTVLTTSGELVRPEALPDVSPVSGDGDREIRAVLFADFAGFSKLKEAEIGPFLSRSLAVVAEVAAQYETSILCRNTWGDGIFLVLDKVETAARLARDILEALSGPAEVEAGRLPIRIGLHVAPMSRIADPLTGRTTYVGAEISKASRIEPIVPVNSIYATEACAGALALSGERTVQSEYMGMVDLAKSAGMIPIFRLRALGS, encoded by the coding sequence GTGGCTGAGCGGTTGGCGGACATTATCGATCGGGTGAGGGGCATCCTCGCGACGGGCCGCTTTCTGGCGGCCTATGACGAGGCGATCTCGGGTCTCGCGCTATATCCGGCCGATCCGGAACTGAGCTACAACGCCGTTCTGGCGATTGCACGGGCTGGGGCGACGGAACGGGCGATGGAGCTTTACCGGGGCCTTAACCTGCAAGAGCTGCCCGTCGAAGATCCGAAGCTGAAGCTCGATATCGGTGCGCTCTGGGCCCGCCTTCACAAGGATCTGGGCCTGCGGGCGCGAGGCAAAGAGGCGCGGGACCATTTCCAGGCATCCGCCGATGCCTATCTGCAGGTGTTCGAACAAACCGGCGACGCCTATCCGGCCATCAATGCGGCGGCGCTCTACTGCTGGATCGGGGAGACGGAGCAGGCGGAAGATCTCGCTTCCCGATGCGTTGCCGACTGCGAAAGCAAGACCGACTACTATTCGCTTGCAACGTTGGCAGAAGCTTGTCTGATCCTGAGGCAACCGGACAGGACAACGGAAACGCTTACCCGGGCCGCAGGTCTCGGCGCCGGCCGGGCTGAAATGGCGACCACGCGGCGGCAATTGAAAAAGACCTGTCAGGTCCTCGGACTGGATGAGGATCTTCTGTCGCCGCTGACGCGCGGTCCGATTGTCCGTTATCTCGGGCATATGCCCTGGCCGGACCTCGACGAGTCGGGCGAGGGGATCCTGAAACAGCGGATCGGCGAATTCATTGCCGAAAATCGGGTCGAAACCGCCTATGGCGCGCTTGCGGCGGGCGTCGACATACTTGCGGCGGAGGTCATGATTGCCATGGGGGTCGAGCTCCACGTCGTTCTCCCTTTCGAAATCGAGGCGTTCCTTGCCGTCTCCGTTCTGCCGTTCGGCGGCACCTGGCGCGCGCGGTTCGATGCCTGTCTGGCGGCTGCCAGAAGCGTTTCGTACTCCGCATCCGGCGGGCAACCCGCGGACGGCGCCAGTTTCCGCTATTGCAGCGCCTATACGCGGGGCGTGGCGGCCCTGCAGGCGCAAGCCACCGACGCCGAACTGCATCAGCTTGCCGTCTGGAACGGGACGCCTGTCAGGAAACCCGGCGGCACGCTGGATGACATTCTGATCTGGCATGGCCAGTCACGGCCGCAAACGGTCCTCACCACAAGCGGGGAGCTGGTTCGGCCCGAGGCCTTGCCGGATGTGTCCCCCGTCTCTGGTGATGGCGATCGTGAGATCCGGGCAGTCCTGTTCGCGGATTTCGCCGGTTTCAGCAAGCTGAAAGAAGCGGAAATCGGACCGTTTTTATCCCGAAGCCTGGCGGTCGTCGCCGAAGTGGCGGCGCAGTATGAGACCAGCATCCTTTGCCGCAACACCTGGGGCGACGGCATCTTCCTCGTGCTCGATAAGGTGGAGACGGCAGCACGGCTGGCCCGGGACATCCTGGAAGCGCTGTCCGGCCCGGCTGAGGTGGAAGCCGGGCGTCTGCCGATCCGGATTGGCCTCCACGTGGCCCCGATGTCGCGGATCGCGGATCCTCTGACGGGCAGAACCACCTATGTCGGTGCGGAAATCTCCAAGGCGTCCCGGATCGAGCCGATCGTGCCGGTAAACAGCATCTACGCGACAGAAGCCTGCGCGGGCGCGCTTGCCCTTTCCGGCGAGCGAACGGTGCAGAGTGAATACATGGGCATGGTGGACCTCGCCAAGTCGGCCGGGATGATCCCGATCTTCCGGCTAAGGGCGTTAGGGAGCTGA
- a CDS encoding transglutaminase family protein — MLIRIGFEITVTCPVPVPMLLALSVHSTFAGRMIGSDYVRNSSVDDLSEYTDLFGNRVTRATAPAGVSTFWSDSIVEVDGLPDRVQPGLRQARLQDLPNETLTYLVASRYCDSDLLGDFAWKQFGWTEAGWPRVQAICDFVHAHVTFNYKFGRPDKTAGNVLAEKTGVCRDFAHLAISLCRAMNIPARYASGYLGDIGVPDAGFDDFCAWFEVFMEGEWHTCDARYNVPRIGRILMVRGHDASDVAMVTSFGNYELTGFRVWSHELANEEDESLLLQSLETRPHPQQRGLGGQVVTAAYMTTA, encoded by the coding sequence TTGCTCATACGGATTGGATTCGAAATCACCGTCACTTGCCCCGTCCCGGTCCCGATGCTGCTGGCCCTCTCGGTTCACAGTACGTTTGCCGGAAGAATGATCGGGTCGGATTATGTCCGCAATTCCAGCGTGGACGACTTGTCGGAATATACCGACCTGTTCGGAAACCGCGTGACCCGCGCGACCGCGCCCGCGGGCGTTTCGACGTTCTGGTCGGATTCGATTGTGGAGGTGGACGGATTGCCGGACAGGGTCCAGCCGGGCCTGCGTCAGGCCCGGTTGCAGGATCTGCCGAACGAGACGCTGACCTATCTTGTGGCCAGCCGCTATTGCGATTCCGACCTCTTGGGAGATTTTGCCTGGAAGCAATTCGGCTGGACCGAAGCGGGATGGCCGCGGGTTCAGGCGATCTGCGATTTCGTTCACGCCCACGTCACGTTCAACTACAAATTCGGCCGCCCGGACAAGACCGCAGGCAACGTGCTTGCCGAAAAGACGGGCGTTTGCCGTGACTTCGCCCATCTGGCGATCAGCCTGTGCCGGGCTATGAACATTCCCGCGCGCTATGCCAGCGGTTATCTGGGAGACATCGGGGTTCCCGACGCCGGGTTTGATGACTTCTGCGCCTGGTTCGAAGTGTTTATGGAGGGCGAATGGCATACCTGCGATGCCCGATACAACGTCCCCAGAATCGGCCGGATCCTGATGGTTCGGGGCCACGATGCCTCCGACGTCGCGATGGTAACCTCCTTCGGCAACTACGAACTCACCGGATTTCGGGTCTGGAGCCATGAGTTGGCGAACGAAGAGGATGAAAGCCTGCTGCTTCAGTCCCTGGAGACACGGCCCCATCCCCAGCAACGGGGATTGGGCGGACAGGTGGTCACAGCCGCATATATGACGACCGCCTGA
- a CDS encoding transglutaminase family protein produces the protein MTNAIRVVHTTRYLYSQPVKFGPHRLLLRPRDGHDLRLVSSAIAISPEPRLRWHFDTFGNSVATAEFSAPADCLEIRSELLIRRFSHEDFLVSVDRTGSAYPFVYSSEDLIDLAPFIALENPQERSKLAAWLERDAGKAPDEVFAFLRNLSDTINDRLSYIRRERMGTQSAGTTIDTGTGSCRDFAFLFMEAARHYGFAARFVTGYLNSASDNGQEHTGGGSTHAWAEVYLPEEGWVEFDPTNRIIGSPDLIRVAVTRTPYQAIPISGTYDQRFGTLFHGMEVDVRVASEPYDPSGPL, from the coding sequence ATGACAAATGCCATTCGCGTCGTACACACTACACGATATCTCTACAGCCAACCGGTAAAATTTGGTCCTCACCGGTTATTGCTGCGACCAAGGGACGGACACGACCTGCGGCTTGTCTCGTCGGCGATTGCCATTTCGCCGGAACCCCGCCTGCGCTGGCATTTCGATACGTTCGGCAACTCCGTTGCCACTGCGGAGTTTTCCGCACCTGCCGATTGCCTGGAAATCAGAAGCGAGCTCCTGATCAGGCGGTTTTCGCACGAGGATTTCCTTGTCTCGGTCGACCGGACCGGAAGCGCCTATCCGTTTGTCTATTCCAGCGAGGACCTGATCGACCTCGCGCCGTTTATCGCGCTCGAAAATCCTCAGGAACGCTCAAAACTGGCTGCCTGGCTGGAGCGGGACGCCGGCAAGGCACCAGATGAGGTGTTCGCTTTTCTTCGAAACCTCTCCGATACCATCAACGACAGGCTGTCCTATATCCGCCGCGAAAGGATGGGCACTCAAAGTGCCGGCACCACGATCGACACAGGAACCGGCAGTTGCCGTGATTTCGCATTTCTGTTCATGGAGGCCGCGCGGCATTACGGGTTCGCCGCCAGATTTGTGACGGGCTACCTCAATAGCGCGTCGGACAACGGCCAGGAACACACGGGCGGCGGATCGACCCATGCCTGGGCGGAGGTTTACTTGCCGGAGGAAGGTTGGGTGGAGTTCGACCCGACCAATCGCATCATCGGCAGCCCGGACCTGATCCGCGTTGCGGTCACCCGGACGCCGTATCAGGCAATCCCGATCAGCGGCACCTATGACCAGCGGTTCGGCACGCTCTTCCACGGGATGGAGGTCGATGTCCGGGTCGCGAGTGAACCCTATGATCCGTCCGGACCTCTTTAG
- a CDS encoding fatty acid desaturase: protein MTTATSTNTDATGRKRSWVQVLARYRKPSPLRSTIEIALTVFSFAALWALAAITIVNDQWWGLLFTIPAAGFLVRLFIVQHDCGHGTLFEQRSLNNWIGRIIGVFTLTPYDYWRRTHAVHHASAGNLDRRGVGDVETLTVREYQKLPWLGRVRYWLYRHPLILFGLGPSWLFVCQYRLPLGLMRSGAQPWVSTLTTNLGIALPILLMMWLIGVGPFLLVQLPITWMAASAGVWLFYVQHQFEETHWSGDGDWDFQHAALHGSSHYDLPQPLRWITGNIGIHHIHHLAAKIPFYRLPEVLRDHPELRNVSRITLLQSLKCVKLVLWDETTGRMVSFRQARAGGI, encoded by the coding sequence TTGACGACAGCGACTTCCACAAACACCGATGCGACAGGACGCAAGCGCTCCTGGGTACAGGTTCTTGCGCGTTACCGGAAACCAAGTCCGCTCAGAAGCACGATCGAAATCGCCCTGACGGTGTTTTCGTTCGCAGCCCTGTGGGCCTTGGCCGCCATTACCATCGTCAATGATCAATGGTGGGGCCTGCTGTTTACGATTCCCGCCGCCGGCTTTCTGGTGCGGCTGTTTATTGTGCAGCACGATTGCGGCCACGGCACCTTGTTCGAACAGCGCAGTCTCAACAACTGGATCGGCCGGATCATCGGCGTTTTCACGCTCACTCCGTATGACTATTGGCGCCGCACCCATGCGGTCCACCATGCATCGGCCGGAAACTTGGACCGGCGCGGGGTCGGCGATGTCGAAACGCTGACGGTGCGCGAATACCAGAAGCTACCCTGGCTGGGCCGCGTCCGCTACTGGCTCTACCGCCATCCGCTGATCCTGTTCGGCCTCGGTCCCTCGTGGCTGTTTGTCTGCCAGTATCGGCTGCCGCTCGGTCTGATGCGTTCCGGGGCTCAGCCCTGGGTGTCGACCCTGACCACCAATCTGGGCATCGCCCTTCCTATCCTGCTCATGATGTGGCTCATCGGCGTCGGGCCGTTTCTTCTGGTCCAGCTTCCGATCACATGGATGGCGGCCAGTGCCGGGGTCTGGCTCTTCTACGTCCAGCATCAGTTCGAAGAAACGCACTGGTCCGGAGACGGCGACTGGGACTTCCAGCACGCGGCGTTGCACGGCAGTTCGCACTACGACCTTCCCCAGCCGTTGCGCTGGATCACCGGCAACATTGGCATTCATCACATCCATCACCTGGCTGCGAAAATTCCCTTCTACCGTCTGCCGGAAGTCCTGCGGGATCATCCCGAACTGCGTAATGTCAGCCGTATCACCCTGCTGCAGAGCCTCAAATGCGTGAAGCTCGTCCTGTGGGACGAAACCACCGGACGGATGGTGTCCTTCCGGCAGGCGCGAGCGGGCGGGATCTAG